A genomic segment from Plasmodium coatneyi strain Hackeri chromosome 1, complete sequence encodes:
- a CDS encoding WD domain G-beta repeat domain containing protein — MELEHFDIGINRVEQRDEKVYYVILIQYKDLKYETSRRYSEFEELHWELLHMGFSALPNLPKKKLMAYKNVEYINYRKKVLNSYLHNLFIRADVRCCALFLNFILFYDKINLSVEVVKTKLLNSIGSQKFSLSDLYINEKYNFIICVYEDKSNLSKLGKLWSIIEPDIVGEIKIFTYNNDLTSTFCETYKEQTVYKARNIVCAESQNEVIISGDDGKIHIYKIDTQLLTLTYVKNIPCHNDTILKMMSFSGDLFCTCGYDNAFRLLRFSDYKILSGGRCNKRLDKDKITTCHLLNYGNIVLGTDCSVFFIYNMMTNPPLYLDTKKLKNGEKINCFANTDKYLFIGYDNIIACYNYHYNSEAKNGRSLNLSGTFSECVPHEDPPGGSHNYAQTSEKEPVLTKLIVDNNMSAQYIPPLLFDNTVLSLSVNKEKKVLYAGYEDAIVIWSITSGLIISAFHGHTNGVHFLNFLSSSGFLLSGGDGGNLKVWKNDIDNFQIWKPKRRRSYKTNEPAGITPQSVYAESSPHRNSQHNNFNFNESEDGDDPDNRSNPQSETMSIDHLLGETNKKYDYQVYDTSNYKKDLLNYNASTNINSVNSSRSNVFYDKSMSNAPQEFLSDASNLDVCILTNLEDKGRSVSYDCDVDENFSKADNSFHAPHYGQDFQQNHLDYCVVNEDVKFDHGGQNEERYQHGQYNLRDHKDYGVPPIQRDEYETYYEKGGSYRKTEHDDNHHSIAHRSVPHQLDVHGENYNSDTAPQVQQNSDGGAPNSIDMKHNNEDDQFSNLKRDIVYVSDEDDDLISAFR; from the coding sequence ATGGAACTGGAACACTTCGACATCGGCATAAACCGAGTGGAACAGAGAGACGAGAAGGTCTACTACGTCATCCTAATTCAGTACAAAGACCTAAAGTACGAAACGAGTAGGAGGTACAGCGAATTTGAAGAGCTCCACTGGGAGTTACTCCACATGGGTTTTTCAGCCCTGCCAAATTTAcccaagaaaaaattaatggcTTACAAAAACGTAGAATATATAAACTACCGAAAAAAGGTACTAAATTCTTACCTGCACAATTTATTTATCCGAGCGGATGTAAGATGTTGTGCTTTGTTtctgaattttattttattttacgaCAAAATTAATTTATCCGTGGAGGTAGTAAAAACCAAGCTGTTAAACAGCATAGGATcgcaaaaattttccttgaGCGATTTGTATATTAACGAAAAATACAATTTTATCATTTGTGTATATGAAGATAAGAGTAATTTAAGCAAGTTGGGAAAATTGTGGTCCATTATTGAGCCAGACATAGTTGGGGAGATAAAAATCTTCACTTATAATAACGACTTGACGTCTACATTTTGCGAAACGTACAAAGAACAAACCGTATATAAGGCTAGAAATATCGTGTGTGCAGAATCGCAAAATGAAGTGATCATATCAGGGGATGATGGAAAAATccacatttataaaattgaCACCCAGTTGCTAACCCTAacttatgtaaaaaatattccttgcCATAATGAcaccattttaaaaatgatgaGTTTTAGTGGCGATTTATTTTGCACCTGCGGTTATGATAACGCCTTTAGGTTGTTACGATTTAGTGATTATAAAATTCTGAGTGGGGGAAGATGCAACAAACGTCTGGACAAGGATAAAATTACTACATGTCACCTGCTCAACTATGGAAATATCGTCCTTGGAACCGACTGTTctgttttctttatttacAATATGATGACCAATCCGCCTCTCTACCTAGACACCAAGAAACTCAAAAATggcgaaaaaattaactgcTTCGCTAACACGGATAAGTACCTATTTATAGGGTACGACAACATCATTGCGTGCTACAATTATCATTATAACAGTGaggcaaaaaatgggagaagTCTAAATTTAAGTGGGACCTTCTCAGAATGTGTGCCTCACGAGGATCCACCTGGTGGTAGCCACAACTATGCGCAAACCAGCGAAAAGGAGCCTGTCTTGACCAAACTAATAGTAGACAACAACATGTCGGCACAGTACATCCCACCATTGCTCTTCGACAATACTGTCCTCTCCCTAAGCGTTaacaaagagaaaaaagtactCTACGCAGGGTATGAAGACGCAATTGTTATCTGGTCCATAACCAGCGGTCTCATCATTTCGGCCTTCCATGGGCATACAAACGGGGtgcactttttaaattttttgagCAGTTCAGGTTTTTTACTCTCAGGGGGAGACGGGGGGAATTTGAAAGTATGGAAAAATGACATAGATAATTTTCAAATATGGAAGccgaaaaggaggaggagttACAAAACCAACGAACCGGCAGGGATCACCCCCCAATCCGTCTACGCCGAATCCTCTCCCCACAGAAACAGTCAGCATAACAATTTCAATTTTAACGAGAGCGAAGATGGGGACGACCCCGATAACAGGAGCAATCCGCAAAGCGAGACCATGTCTATTGACCACTTGTTGGGAGaaacgaacaaaaaataCGACTACCAAGTGTATGATACGTCTAACTACAAGAAAGACCTACTTAATTACAATGCATCAACAAATATAAACAGTGTTAACTCCTCCAGAAGTAACGTTTTTTACGATAAAAGTATGAGCAATGCACCTCAGGAGTTTCTATCCGATGCAAGCAACCTGGATGTCTGTATACTCACAAACCTGGAAGACAAAGGCCGAAGCGTTAGCTACGATTGTGACGTTGATGAAAATTTTAGCAAAGCAGATAACTCCTTTCACGCACCACATTATGGCCAGGACTTTCAGCAGAATCATTTGGATTATTGCGTAGTAAATGAGGATGTAAAGTTCGATCATGGTGGTCAAAATGAGGAACGTTACCAGCATGGTCAGTATAACCTGCGTGATCACAAAGATTACGGCGTGCCTCCCATTCAACGGGATGAATACGAAACGTACTACGAGAAGGGGGGTTCCTACAGAAAGACAGAACACGATGATAATCACCATAGCATTGCTCACCGAAGCGTGCCCCACCAGTTGGACGTGCATGGAGAAAATTACAACAGCGATACTGCCCCTCAAGTGCAGCAAAACTCCGATGGGGGGGCACCCAATTCAATAGATATGAAGCACAATAATGAGGACGACCAGTTCAGTAACTTAAAGAGGGACATCGTTTACGTCAGTGACGAGGACGATGATTTGATTTCAGCCTTTAGGTag